A window of Sutcliffiella cohnii contains these coding sequences:
- a CDS encoding DUF2524 family protein — MPYHKDKQQAFQAAQQGVEQAKDVYHEIVKNDPDYGQHFKRLQNEVNEAMEQINNALEVASETQRDQLAQFQEDLQQLINEAHE; from the coding sequence ATGCCGTATCATAAAGACAAACAACAAGCATTTCAAGCAGCGCAACAAGGTGTAGAACAAGCAAAAGATGTTTATCATGAAATAGTAAAAAATGATCCAGATTATGGTCAGCATTTTAAAAGGTTACAAAACGAAGTGAATGAAGCTATGGAGCAAATTAATAACGCTCTTGAGGTAGCATCTGAAACGCAAAGAGATCAACTAGCACAATTTCAAGAAGACTTACAACAATTAATAAATGAGGCACATGAATAA
- a CDS encoding small acid-soluble spore protein P produces the protein MNKNDGKDMRKNAPKGNNPGQPEPLSGSKKVKNRNHTRQKNNPHHGM, from the coding sequence ATGAATAAAAATGATGGAAAAGATATGCGTAAAAATGCTCCTAAAGGGAACAATCCTGGGCAACCGGAACCTTTAAGTGGTTCCAAAAAAGTGAAGAATAGAAACCATACAAGGCAAAAAAACAACCCACACCACGGTATGTAA
- a CDS encoding spore germination protein: protein MACLINQIVIENVEGGIINFGNIFKVAPISIEDGIVGAGGSNSGDYINTHTKCSMVNVSRKSRSLTINEDSVSEVADQE from the coding sequence ATGGCCTGTTTGATAAATCAAATAGTTATTGAAAACGTAGAAGGTGGAATTATTAATTTTGGTAACATTTTTAAAGTTGCACCAATTTCAATAGAGGACGGAATTGTAGGTGCAGGAGGTAGTAACTCTGGAGACTATATAAATACACATACTAAGTGTAGTATGGTCAATGTTTCAAGAAAAAGTAGATCTCTGACGATAAATGAAGATTCCGTGTCAGAAGTTGCGGACCAAGAGTGA